Sequence from the uncultured Flavobacterium sp. genome:
GTCTGCATAATCAACCAAAACTACTTTACTAAAACGTGTAAAAGCTAAACCTGCATCAAATTTATGTATTGAATAATTTAAGTTCAAACCAAATTTACTGTCTGGAGCAGAAGCTAATAAAAATGCTTTTTCACGTTTTCCGAAGAAAATATCGCCTGGCAAAGTGCCATTTTTTACATTATCAATTTTCATATCGTTAATGTTTCCAACTAATGTTGCTCCAAATTGTCCAAAGTCAAATGATTTTTTCCAAGAGAAAACTAAGTCCAAACCATGTGTGCTTGTATCTACACCATTTGCAAAAAACTGAGCTTTATCAACTCCTAAATTCAATGGTTTTGCATCAAAATATCCGGTAAGAACGATACGATCTTTTACTTTAATATAATATCCATCAACAGTTGCTGTGAAATCTCCAAAAGTTGCTGTGAAACCCAAAGAAGCATTTACAGCTTTCTCTTCGTTTAACTTTTGAATTCCGAAAGCTCTCGTAACCGGACTATCATTTGGAGCCAAAAGTACTTCGGTTGCTCCGCCGGCATTGAAATTTGTAAAACGTAAATTATAATAAACCTGTGCTAATGATGGCGCACGGAAACCTGTACTTACAGAACCTCTTAGATTAATATGATCTGTAATTTTAAGTCTTGAAGCTAATTTTCCGTTTAGAGTACTTCCAAAATCACTGTAATTTTCAAAACGAACGGCTCCGCTTACCATTAAAGATTCCGTTACATCTAACTCAGCATCCGTATATAAAGAGAAGTTTGTACGGCTTTCATTTACGACATTCGCAGGGCTATATCCTGGGAATCCCTGAGAACTTCCCGGTCTTGGAATAGTTGGTGAAGAGGTTGGATCTGTAGGATCATAATCAGGATTCGGGATTGTTGGCGGACTCTGAGTCGTTGGATCTGTGATTGGTTTTCCGTTAGTATCATAAGTAGTATATGAACCTTCTTCACCAGCAAAGATTTCGAATTTTTCCACTCTGAATTCTGTTCCAAAAGCAATATTGAAACCTTTTAAAACATCAGGATAATTTTTAGAAATATCAAAATTAGTTGTGTTTTGAAGTAAACTATGTCCACCAGCATCAAATTGAAGAGGAGATTTGTCTAAAAGAGAAGCATTTATTGTTCCTTTTATATCATAATGAAATTTATTTTTTCCGAAAGTATTACTTAAATCCATTTTCCATCCGCCAGAAGTTTCTGTTCTAATTCCTGCTGCGATAGAATTGTCATTGATTTTTGAAGTAATTCTTGGAGTATATCCACCAGGATAAACAGATTCTACAACTCTTTCACCATCATTTCTGGTAAAAGCATATGCATCGGTATTTCTAACGCTGCTTCCGCCAAAAGCATAAAATTCTGTTTTATCAGCAATTGGAACAGCAAGATTTCCAAAGAAATTCAATCCATTGATTTGTGCGTCACCAAAACCTTTTCTGAAATCATAACCAGGTCTTAAAGTTTTTTCTTTATTGATAAATTCCCCTGTAAAATTAACGTAACCGCCTTTGCTGCCTAATGCAACTCCATAATTGGCAGCCACTTTTACAGATTGACCATCAAGTGATTTGTCTTTTCCGTAAGAGTTTCCATTTCCTTTTGTGTCCAATCTATAACCTTTAGTATTTGGTGTTCCCGGTAAAAAGTCTCCTTTTGCATCTGTATTAAAAGCTCCGTAAGTAACAGATCCTGTTAACTCATTAACATTATCTGCAGTTACAATATTGATAACACCTGCAATAGCATCAGAACCGTATTGTGCAGCGGCACCGTCTCTCAAAATTTCAATTCTTTTGATAGAAGCAACCGGAATAGCATTCAAATCCGTTCCAGTATTTCCACGTCCGCGAGTACCAAATAAGTTGATAAGAGACGATTGATGTCTTCTTTTTCCGTTAATTAAAACCAAAGTCTGGTCAGGTCCCATACCTCTTAAAGAAGCAGGATCGACGTGGTCAGCACCATCAGATCCGGATTGTTTGTTGGCATTAAAAGAAGGAGCAACATATTGCAGTAGCTGATTGATTTCTATTTTCCCGCTTTGAGTTGTTACATCTTTAACATTAATGACATCAATTGGAACTGCGGAATTTACAACCGTCCTTTTGGTATTTCTCGATCCAACGACAACTACGTCACTTAAAATTTGACCGCCGTTTTGATCTAATACAATGCTAACATCGCCACTTGTAGCTTGTTTTTCAACAGTAGTATATCCAATATAACTGAAAATTAAAGTAGCGCCATCTTTAACTTTTATTCTGTAACTACCTTCAAAATCAGTTGATACGCCGTTGGTAGTTCCTTTTTCAAGAATGTTAACGCCGGGTAAAGGCGCGCCTGCTTTGTCTTTTACAACTCCCGAAATTTCTTTTTGTGCAAAAAGAAACACTGTGTTTAATAGAAATAATAATAATGCAATCTTTCTCATGGTTGTGTGAGTTTGGTTTATTTTTTCGTTTTGATCGTTGTTAAATGTAGTATTTTTTAACAAAATATTAGCAAAAAGTTTAATTATTTTATTAGTTGTGCTTTAAAATATATTAATCGTCATTTTTACTTCACTTACGAGCTATTAAATCTTATATTTGCAAAATTTTAAAGCCAAAAAATATCATTTCGGCAGAAACAAAAAATTAAAACATAAATTATAGATCATTAAAGTAAGCGCCTATATATTAAGGTAGAAGCATTACTGATAAGACCTGAGAAATTCAGGATCAAATAAAAAATAAATAGAAACAACAGATGAAAGCAGGAATTGTAGGATTACCAAATGTTGGAAAATCAACATTATTTAATTGTTTATCTAATGCAAAAGCGCAAAGTGCGAACTTTCCGTTTTGTACAATCGAACCTAATATTGGTGTTGTAAACGTTCCGGATCCAAGAATCAACAAATTAGAAGAATTGGTGAAACCAGAGCGCGTACAAATGGCAACAGTTGATATTGTTGATATCGCAGGTTTGGTAAAAGGTGCAAGTAAAGGTGAAGGTCTTGGAAACCAATTTTTAGGAAACATTAGAGAGTGTAATGCTATTATTCACGTTTTACGTTGTTTTGATAACGATAATATCGTTCACGTTGACGGAAATGTAAATCCAATTCGTGACAAAGAAACGATCGATATCGAGTTACAATTAAAAGATTTAGAAACTGTTGAAAAACGTTTAGAGAAAGTAAATCGTGCTGCTAAAACAGGAAATAAAGAAGCACAAACTGAAAAAGCACTTTTAGACAGAATCAGAGAAGCATTATTACAAGCTAAATCTGCTCGTACAATTACTCCTCAAGGTAATGACGAAGAAGTTTTAATGGAATCTTTTCAATTAATTACTGCAAAACCAGTATTATACGTTTGTAATGTTGACGAAAATTCAGCAGTAAACGGAAACAAATATGTAGATCAGGTTCGTGAATTAGTAAAAGACGAAGATGCTGAAGTAATTATCCTTTCAGTAGGAGCTGAGGCTGATATTACAGAATTAGAAAGCTACGAAGAGCGCCAGGTTTTCCTAGAAGATATGGGATTAACAGAGCCAGGAGCATCAGTTTTAATTCGTGCAGCTTACAAATTATTAAAACAACAAACTTACTTTACTGCAGGTGTAAAAGAAGTTCGTGCCTGGACAATCAACATTGGAGCAACTGCGCCACAAGCAGCAGGAGTTATCCACACTGATTTCGAAAAAGGATTCATTCGTGCTGAGGTAATTTCATACGAAGATTACGTTCAATATGGTTCAGAAGCAAAAGCAAAAGAAGCAGGAAAATTCAAAGTAGAAGGAAAAGAATACGTAGTAAAAGATGGTGATGTAATGCATTTCCGTTTTAACGTTTAATTTTTTCTGGAGATTTTTTTAGATAAAAGAAGAAAGAATAAAGATTATAGATTAAAACTGCTGGAGAAATTCAGCAGTTTTTTTTTATGCTAAAAAAAGAAATGATATTCTTTGCATAAAGTTTGTCATTTCGAGGAACGAGAAATCACACGAGAAGCTCGACAAAAAAATCCGCATAAAACAATAAAAAAATCCGTTTAAATCCGCGTTTTCGCTTTAGCGAATCCGTATCATCCGCGTATTATTTTTCAGAAATAATTTTCAGATTTACATTTCAAGATTTTTCCTGAATTTATTTTTGGATCTGGTATAAAAACAGCTTCTTCCAGTCGCTTTTTTATCATCACAAAAAAATAAATAATAAAAAAAATCCTTTTAAATCCGCGCTTTCGCATTAGCGAATCCATATAATCCGCGGACCATCATTTTTTTGGCTTAAAAATTGGTTACAACAAAAAAGACCACTTCATTAACCTAAAACAACCAACCAAAATGCTAAAAACAACCTTCAAATTTCTAGGCTGGACAATCCTCGGAATCATTACTTTTCTTGTTCTTTATGTAATCTCCGTTTATTTAATTTCTAAAATTACTGTCAATTCTGATATTGTACAAGTTGACGAAAAAGACGCGATTCCTATTTACATACTTTCCAACGGAGTTCATACTGATATTGTGGTTCCAATTACGACTGAAATTAAAGATTGGCGAAACGAAATCCAATTCAGTCAAACACAATCAAAAGATAGTTTAATGCAATTTGTAGCTTTTGGCTGGGGCGATAAAGGATTTTATTTGCATACGCCGGAATGGTCAGATTTGAAAGCAAGTACGGCTTTAAAAGCTATTTTCGGAGTCAGTTCATCTGCAATGCATACTACGTTTTTTAAACAACTAAAAGAAGGCGAAAATTGTAAACGTATCCTGATTTCAAAAGACAACTATCAAAAGTTAGTCGCCTATATTTCAGAAAGTTTCAATAATCCCACAAATCCGGAATGGATTCAAGGTTATAGCTACGGAAAGAAAGATGCTTTTTATGAAGCAAAAGGAAGTTACAGTTTGTTTTATACTTGTAATACCTGGGCAAACTGCGCACTAAAAGCCGCCAATCAAAAAGCAAGTTTATGGACGATTTATGATAAAGGGATTTTTTGTCATTATCAATAAAAGTAGCCATGAAAAAGATAATTTTAATTCTCATTTTACTTGTTGTTTTAACTTCATGTAAAAAAGCTGATGCTCCAGCTTGCGAAGACTGTTTGGCTTTTTATTTTGAAAATCCACAACCTTATAATGATTCTGAATTAACGGGCTTTCCATCTAAATTCAGAGGATTGTATAGGAATGATGACTCAACTTTTATTAGAATTGAAGAGGATAGAATTTTAAGAGAATATTTCTATACAAATATCATTCATAAAAAGGCTTTAGATTCCTTAAAAGAGGATTATAATATTATAAATGGTAAACTGGTGATTAAAGATTTTAAAGCAGAATATAACCTAAAACCAAAAGGCGATTCAATACTTTTGACACGGAAAATGATTGATACTTTATTTAGATTTTCACTAAATCAGAAAGCAAAACGTATTAATGGTCAGTTGGTTTTAAGTAGAAAAGATTCTGTATTTTGGAATGTTCAGTTTCTTTCAATTGAAAAAAATACAATTAAGTTTAAAAATCTTTATGAAAAAGAAGATTTAAAGAAGTTAGATTCAGTTACCCAAATTAAAGGTAAAATGTTAGATTCAACTTCATATTTAATAAAACCAACGCGACGTGAGTTTAAAAATATCTTTAAAATTAAACATTTGGGAACGGATGCTGAGTATAAAAAGGTTTCAAAATAAGATTTTTGATTTGTTTTATTTTCAAGTGTAATATGTGTAGTCCCTACGGGACATTTGTGTGGGGATGATTATTTTCTACCGACATTTAATCTCTACGAGATATATTAACTAGAGGCATTGTTTTGTTATTTTTGAAATATTGTTTTACTAAATATACTCCGTTAGGAGTAACATATCGGTAGAAAATGTTCCAGAAAATCACCCCACGCAAATGTCTCGTACGGACTACACATATTACACAGATATATTAAAAATGAAATTTAAACATGGTTAAAATATAAAATTCATCTAAAATACAAGAATTCAAAATTTTTGAAAATTCCTTAAATTTGAGAGAATATCAAAAATACAGTTCATGAAAATTAAAAATATATTCTCCAAAACTTGGTTTCTTCTAAAAAATACCTTTTTAGAATTTAACGATGATAATGCAATTAAGCTGAGTGCAGCATTGGCATATTACACCATATTTGCCTTGCCGCCTTTATTAATTATTATAATCACAATTTGTGGTTTCTTTTTTGGAGAAGAAGCTGTAACAGGAGAATTGTATGGACAAATTAATGGTTTGGTAGGTAATGGCGCGGCGAGTCAAATTCAGGAAGCTATAAAAAATGTGCAGTTATCCGGCGATAATCTTTTTGCAACAGTATTTGGAATCGTTATGTTGTTAATTGGAGCATCTGGAGTTTTTGCTGAAATACAAAGTTCCATAAATTTTATTTGGGGATTACGTGCAAAACCAGACAAAGGGATTAAGAAATTTATTCAAAATCGCTTAATGTCATTCTCTATGATTGCTTCAGTAGGATTTTTAATGTTGGTCAGTCTTTTTATAAGTACAACTTTAGACTTACTGAGTTCACGTTTAAAAGTATATTTTCCAGAGAGTACTGTTTATTTATTTTATGTGGTTAACCTAGTTATTGTGCTGGCGAGTATTACAACTCTTTTTGCCATTATTTTTAGAACATTGCCTGATGGAAAAATAAGATGGAAAGATGCTTTTATAGGATCAGGAGTTACAGCTGTCCTTTTTATGATTGGTAAATTTGCCATTGGTTTTTATTTAGGTAGTTCTACGGTTGCTTCTGTGTATGGTGCGGCAGGTTCTGTTATAATAATTCTGGTTTGGGTTTATTATTCGGCAATAATTCTTTACTTTGGAGCAGAATTTACGAAAGTCTATGCTAAGTCTTATGGAGGAAAAATTTATCCAAACGAATATTCTGTAGAAATAGCAAAAGAAATTTATGAAATCGACAAACCCAAAAAAGAACCCATAGAAGAAACATTACAAAAAGAGAAACCATGAAAATAGTAGCCTTTGGAGGAAGTAACAGTCAGCATTCTATCAACAAACATTTTGCAACTTATGCAGCAAGCTTATTTGAAAATGCAGACGTCGAAGTTTTGGATTTGAATGATTTTGCAATGCCATTATTTAGTGTTGATTTAGAAAAAGAAATCGGTCAGCATGAACTTGCAAAAGCTTTTCTGAAAAAAATAGAAAGTGCTGATGTTTTAGTTATTTCTTTAGCAGAAAATAATGGAAATTATTCTGCGGCTTTTAAAAATTTGTTTGATTGGAGTTCCAGAATAACCAAAGAGGTTTTTCAGCAAAAAGCTACTTTATTATTAGCAACTTCTCCGGGACCTAGAGGAGGAGCTTCAGTTTTAGAAATTGCCAATAATGCTTTGCCAAGATATGGGGCACAAATCAAAGCGACTTATTCATTACCAACTTTCAATGCTAATTTTAATCTGGAGGAAAATAAAATCTCAAATACAGAGTTAGATAAAGAATTAAAAGACATTATTAAGTCTAGTTTTTAATCTATGATCCTAAAAAAGATTGCCTTCATATTCCTTTTCCTGAGTTTTATTTTTCCGCATTTGTCGTATTCTCAAAAATACGATGCGATTGATAATATAGTACTGAAATATCCCAAGCATTTTGGTTCTACAGAAAGTCTTGCCGAAAGAATTCAAAAAGATTTTACAACAGAACATGATAAAGCAAGAGCGATTTACAGCTGGATTGCTTTGAATATAAAATACGACTACAAAGCTTATTTAAATCCGCCAAAATCAATACGATTTAGCTACAGAAATGAAGCCGAAAAACAGAGACAAATAGAAGCATTAAAAGATAAAACGTGGCAAAAAGCATTTGATTCTCAAAAAGCGGTTTGCGAAGGTTTTACACTTTTATATCAGCGTTTAGCTACTTTAGTTGGTTTGAAAGCAGAAGTTATTCGTGGCGATTCAAAAAGATTATTGAGTGATATTGGCCGCGAAAATTTACAATCAAATCACGCCTGGAATATGGTTCAGATTGACAGAAAATGGATTTTGGTCGATGCAACCTGGGGACAAGGATATTATGACAGTAACAAAAAAGCAATGGTGAATTATTTTAATTCTGTTTATTTTGATACTGATCCCAAGTACTTTTTTGCGAAACATTTTCCTGATTCGGGAGTTTATCTGAATGAAAAATTAAACAAAGACGATTTCTTAAATGGACCTCTTATTTTTGATGCAACAATCGAAGGAAATTATGAAATTTTATCGCCTGATTCGGGAATTATAGAAGCAAATGATGGAGATAAAATTACTTTCAGAATTAAAAATATTTCAAAAGCAGATACACTTTTTTATGTGAAAAAAGGAAAAGCAACTAAAATCGAAAATCCAAGAGAAGTAAGAGGATCATTAGAATTTCAGGTTACTTATGATAAAAAAATGGGATCTTATATTACTTTCTTTTTGTATCAAAATAGTATCGCATCTTTCAAAATACTTCCAAAATAATAAAACAACTTATTAAATTTTACTTTTTACAATTTAAACCTCTTATGACACTAAGAAAAATCGTCTTTGCATTCTTTTTATTAAATATTGTTTCTATCAATCTATCTTATTCACAACAATACAGCGCGATTGATAGTCTTGTTTTGAAATATCCAAGTTTTGGAAGTACAGAAAAATTAGCCGAAAGAATAAAAAAAGATTTTACATCAGAACATGATAAAGCGCGAGCAATTTATAGTTGGATTGCTTTGAATTTGGATTATGACTTAAAAACGTATTTAAATCCGCCAGAACCAAAAACTTTTACTTCTAAGAATGAAGCAGAGAATGCCAAACAAATTCAATTAGCGCATACAAGTACAACTCAGAAAACATTTAGATCTAAAAAAGGAGTATGCGAAGGATTTTCTTTATTGTACCAGCATTTGGCTACATTATCGGGATTAAAATGTCAGGTCGTAGTTGGAGATTCTAAAAGATTATTGAATGATATTGGAAGAAAAAGATTAGGATCAAATCATGCTTGGAATACAGTTCAAATCGACGGAAAATGGATCTTAATTGATGCTACGTGGGGAAATGGGTATTTTGATGAGAAGCGTCAAGTTGTTGTAAAGAAATTTACGTCAATTTATTTTGATATGGCTCCGGAATATTTCTACATGACACATTTTCCAGAATCGTCAATGTATGCAGGTAACACCGGAAATAAAGAAGCGTTTTTAAATGGACCACTTATTTATGATGAATATGTAGATAATTCCTGCGAAATTTCAGCTCCATATTCAGGAATTGTTCATGCAAATGATGGCGATAAAATAACTTTTCAAATTAAAAATATTTCAAGAATCGAGAATCTTTATTATTTGAATAAGAAAGAAGAACATGTCAATATTGAAAACGCAAAAGAAAAAGACGGAGCATTAGAATTTCAGGTTACTTATAATAGAAAATATGGCCGATTTATAACTTTTTTTCTTTATAACCGAGCTCTTGTAGCTTTTAAAATTGTTCCTAAACAAATATAATCCAGATGTTTGTCTAAAGGATTTTCTTCTTTTATCGAATTGACGTATCTTAGCAATTACGGTTTTTGATAATTAACAGTGCCAGATTATGGAAACAACTTTCCTGAAATCAATTTTAGATAATGATTTCTACAAATTTACGATGCAGCATACTGTAATAAAACTTTTTCCAAAGGCAAGAGTTCGTTATGGTTTTATAAATAGGGGAAAACATGTTTTTCCGCCAGGATTTGCAGATTTACTTCGAAAATCTGTTGATGCAATGGCCGATTTGCGATTGACAAAAGAAGAAAAACTATATTTATCGCATCATTGTCCGTATTTAGATCCAACGTATTTCGACTTTTTACACGGATATGTTTATGATCCGTCAGAAGTTCAAATTAGTCAGGAAGGATCAGAAATAAAAGTTACTGTTGAAGGATATTGGTATCGCACGATTTTATGGGAAGTGCCTTTGATGGCTTTGATTTCGGAGCTTTTTTATAAATCCAATCATTTAATTCGCTTAAACGACGAAGCTGTAAAAGAGCTTACCAAAAACAAAATAGATAATTATAACAAACTTGGAGTTTCGATTTTAGAATTTGGTACAAGACGTCGTCATTCTTATGATGTGCATGTTTTGATAAATGATACACTACGAACATTTGGTTCAGAAAGTTTTATAGGAACCAGCAATGTACATTTTGCAATGGTTAATAATATCAGGCCTTTAGGAACTCATGCACATGAATGGTTTATGTTTCATGCGGCGCAATATGGGTTTAAAATGGCTAATTTTATGAGTCTCGAGCATTGGACGCAAGTTTATGGTGGAGATTTAGGAATTGCCTTGACGGACACTTATACGACTGAAATTTTCTTTAGTCAATTTGATAAAAAATATTCTAAACTTTTTGATGGAGTTCGTCATGATAGCGGAGATCCAATTGAGTTTGCCCAAAAAGTAATTTCACATTATACTAAAATGGGAATTGATCCGAAATCTAAAGTGATTGTTTTCTCGGATTCTTTAAATTATGATAAAGTAAAAAGTATAACCGATTTTTGTAAAGATAAAATCAAAATGTCGTTTGGTATAGGAACCAATTTTACCAATGATGTAGGTTTGCCATCTATGAATATGGTTATAAAACTAACCGAAGTTAAACTTGAAAACAGATATTGGGAAGGAGTTGTAAAACTTTCTGACGAGAAGAATAAAAACACGGGAACGCCCGAAATGATTGAATTGGCTAAAGAAGTACTGGGAATCAAATAGTATTATTTTGTTTCAAAGTTGATTTTTTATATTTTTAACGGTCGTATTATTTTAAAATCAATTTAAATAGAATTCAAAGCTGTTATAATTCGTAACAAAAAAGAAATACGCTTTCATTTTTTGACTATAAATGGTACATTAGCCAAAAATCCAATTTACTTTATGCTAGAGCAAAATCAATATACCGAAGATAATATTCGATCACTCGATTGGAAAGAACATATCCGTATGCGTCCCGGGATGTATATCGGAAAATTGGGAGATGGATCTTCGCCGGATGATGGTATTTATATTCTGTTAAAAGAGGTTTTAGACAACTGTATCGATGAGTTCGTAATGGGCTCAGGAAAAACTATTGAAGTGACTATCAAGGATAAAACGGTTTCTGTTCGTGATTACGGACGTGGAATTCCGTTAGGAAAAGTAGTCGATGTTGTTTCGAAAATGAATACCGGAGGAAAGTACGATTCTAAAGCTTTCCAGAAATCAGTAGGTTTAAATGGTGTCGGAACAAAAGCAGTAAATGCACTTTCAAATTATTTTAGAGTAGAATCTGTTCGTGATGATAAACAAAAAGGAGCAGAGTTTTCAGCAGGAAATTTAGTTTTAGAAGAAGATATAATCGACACTACGAAGCGAAAAGGAACAAAAGTTACTTTTACGCCGGATGAATCGATCTTTAAAAATTACAAATTCCGTATGGAATATGTAATTAAAATGGTTAAAAACTATTGTTACCTAAACAATGGTTTGACGATTATTTTTAATGGTGAAAAATATATTTCGGAAAATGGACTTCGTGATTTATTAGAAGAAACTATAAATGCTGAAGATCTTGAATATCCAATTATTCACTTGAAAGATCACGATATTGAGATCGCTTTAACGCACAGTAAAACGCAATATAGCGAAGAATATCACTCTTTTGTCAACGGTCAGAATACTACACAAGGAGGAACGCACTTAGCGGCTTACAGAGAAGCTATTGTAAAAACGATTCGTGAGTTTTACAACAAAAACTTTGAAGCATCTGACGTTCGTAAATCGATCGTAAGTGCGATTAGTATCAAGGTAATGGAACCGGTTTTTGAATCTCAGACCAAAACTAAATTAGGTTCTACAGATATGGGTTCTGATGATGGAACGCCACCAGTTTCTGTACGTACGTTTGTAAACGATTTTGTAAAGAATAAATTAGATAATTATTTACATAAAAATCCTCCAACAGCAGAAGCATTATTGCGTAAAATTCTGCAAGCTGAACGTGAGCGTAAAGAATTATCAGGAATTAGAAAATTAGCGACAGATCGTGCTAAAAAAGCGAATCTTCATAATAAAAAATTAAGAGATTGTCGTGCGCATCTTCCAGATACAAAGAATCCTAGAAACTTAGAAAGTACGCTTTTTATTACCGAGGGAGATTCGGCTTCCGGATCGATTACAAAGTCGCGTGATGTGAATACTCAAGCGGTTTTCAGTTTACGTGGTAAACCTTTGAATTCCTACGGAATGACAAAGAAAATTGTGTATGAAAACGAAGAATTCAATTTACTGCAAGCGGCTTTAGATATCGAAGACGGATTGGAAAAATTGCGTTATAACAATATCGTAATCGCAACCGATGCCGATGTTGATGGTATGCACATTCGTTTGTTATTGATTACGTTTTTCCTTCAGTTTTTTCCTGAGTTAATCAAAGAAGGACATTTATATATCTTGCAAACACCGCTTTTCAGGGTTCGAAATAAAAAAGAAACCATCTATTGTTATTCAGATGAAGAAAGAAAAGATGCGATCGAGAAACTAAAACCAAAACCAGAAATTACCCGATTTAAAGGTTTGGGAGAGATTTCGCCAGATGAGTTCAAAAACTTTATTGGAGAAACCATTCGACTTGATCCAATTATGATGGATAAAAATACTTCGATTGAGCAATTATTGTCTTTCTATATGGGAAAAAATACTCCGGACAGACAAGAGTTTATCATCAAGAATTTGAAGGTTGAATTGGATGCGGTTGAAGAGGAAGTTTAGAAATTTAAAATAATATATATTGCCAGACGGTCTTCAAAATAAAGTCATTTTTAAACAAGTTGCGGAGTTATTGCAAAATGCCCGACAACAGGTTTTGCGTACCGTAAATTCAACAATGACAATTACTTATTTTGAAATTGGAAGAATTATTGTTGAAGAAGAACAAAATGGGAATGATAGGGCAGAGTATGGAAAGCAGTTATTAAAAAGCCTTTCAAAGGAATTAACAAGGGAGTTTGGGAAAGGATTTTCTCTTAGAAATCTAGAACAAATAAGACAGTTCTATATGACTTATTCAAAATCTGAGTCACTGACTAGGATTTTACAAATTCAAAAAGCGCAGTCACTGACTGCGGAATTCAAATCTCAAAAAGCGCAGACACTGTCTGCGCTTTTTGAGAGACTAGATTATCAAACTTTGTCTTCATTTTTTAAGCTGACTTTCAGTCATTATATTTTTTTAATGCGAATTGATGATGAAAAGGAAAGACGTTTTTACAAAATCGAATCTGAAAAACATAATTGGAGTGTTAGAGAGTTAAAACGTCAATTTGATACGGCGCTTTATACAAGATTAGCTTTAAGTAGAGATAAGGAAGGA
This genomic interval carries:
- a CDS encoding transglutaminase domain-containing protein; the protein is MTLRKIVFAFFLLNIVSINLSYSQQYSAIDSLVLKYPSFGSTEKLAERIKKDFTSEHDKARAIYSWIALNLDYDLKTYLNPPEPKTFTSKNEAENAKQIQLAHTSTTQKTFRSKKGVCEGFSLLYQHLATLSGLKCQVVVGDSKRLLNDIGRKRLGSNHAWNTVQIDGKWILIDATWGNGYFDEKRQVVVKKFTSIYFDMAPEYFYMTHFPESSMYAGNTGNKEAFLNGPLIYDEYVDNSCEISAPYSGIVHANDGDKITFQIKNISRIENLYYLNKKEEHVNIENAKEKDGALEFQVTYNRKYGRFITFFLYNRALVAFKIVPKQI
- the pncB gene encoding nicotinate phosphoribosyltransferase, with the translated sequence METTFLKSILDNDFYKFTMQHTVIKLFPKARVRYGFINRGKHVFPPGFADLLRKSVDAMADLRLTKEEKLYLSHHCPYLDPTYFDFLHGYVYDPSEVQISQEGSEIKVTVEGYWYRTILWEVPLMALISELFYKSNHLIRLNDEAVKELTKNKIDNYNKLGVSILEFGTRRRHSYDVHVLINDTLRTFGSESFIGTSNVHFAMVNNIRPLGTHAHEWFMFHAAQYGFKMANFMSLEHWTQVYGGDLGIALTDTYTTEIFFSQFDKKYSKLFDGVRHDSGDPIEFAQKVISHYTKMGIDPKSKVIVFSDSLNYDKVKSITDFCKDKIKMSFGIGTNFTNDVGLPSMNMVIKLTEVKLENRYWEGVVKLSDEKNKNTGTPEMIELAKEVLGIK
- a CDS encoding PDDEXK nuclease domain-containing protein; its protein translation is MPDGLQNKVIFKQVAELLQNARQQVLRTVNSTMTITYFEIGRIIVEEEQNGNDRAEYGKQLLKSLSKELTREFGKGFSLRNLEQIRQFYMTYSKSESLTRILQIQKAQSLTAEFKSQKAQTLSALFERLDYQTLSSFFKLTFSHYIFLMRIDDEKERRFYKIESEKHNWSVRELKRQFDTALYTRLALSRDKEGILKLSEKGQIIEKPKDLIKDPYILEFLGLPELHQYSESQLEQEIINKLEHFLLKLGHGFTFVARQERITFDDKHFRIDLVFYNRILRCFVLIDLKIGELKHQDLGQMQMYVNYYDREMRLEDENKTIGIVLCQNKSESVVKYTLPENNEQIFASKYKTVLPSVEVLKQLIENKY
- a CDS encoding DNA topoisomerase IV subunit B, translated to MLEQNQYTEDNIRSLDWKEHIRMRPGMYIGKLGDGSSPDDGIYILLKEVLDNCIDEFVMGSGKTIEVTIKDKTVSVRDYGRGIPLGKVVDVVSKMNTGGKYDSKAFQKSVGLNGVGTKAVNALSNYFRVESVRDDKQKGAEFSAGNLVLEEDIIDTTKRKGTKVTFTPDESIFKNYKFRMEYVIKMVKNYCYLNNGLTIIFNGEKYISENGLRDLLEETINAEDLEYPIIHLKDHDIEIALTHSKTQYSEEYHSFVNGQNTTQGGTHLAAYREAIVKTIREFYNKNFEASDVRKSIVSAISIKVMEPVFESQTKTKLGSTDMGSDDGTPPVSVRTFVNDFVKNKLDNYLHKNPPTAEALLRKILQAERERKELSGIRKLATDRAKKANLHNKKLRDCRAHLPDTKNPRNLESTLFITEGDSASGSITKSRDVNTQAVFSLRGKPLNSYGMTKKIVYENEEFNLLQAALDIEDGLEKLRYNNIVIATDADVDGMHIRLLLITFFLQFFPELIKEGHLYILQTPLFRVRNKKETIYCYSDEERKDAIEKLKPKPEITRFKGLGEISPDEFKNFIGETIRLDPIMMDKNTSIEQLLSFYMGKNTPDRQEFIIKNLKVELDAVEEEV